A single Actinomadura algeriensis DNA region contains:
- a CDS encoding NADH-quinone oxidoreductase subunit M: MSDFPWLTVLIALPLVGAALLAVLPSERDALVKQFSLGVSIVVGVLTLVMAAAFEPGGARFQFEEKYDWIPAFGVHWAVGVDGVALTLIVLSVVLVPLVMLASWSEDDRSGGVDVPAKRSVKTYFALLLTLEAAMIGVFAATDVFLFYVFFEAMLIPVYFIIGYFGGAQRSYAAVKFLLYSLFGGLIMLVAVIWLYPLSAKPEAEGGLGQGTFLFSELSQMNIDPTTAKWLFLGFFIAFAIKAPMVPVHTWLPDAAQQAPAGALVLIVGVLDKVGTYGMLRFCLELFPGAAKWATPVVLGFAVLSIIYGAILAIGQVDLKRLIAYTSVSHFGFIVLGIFAMTSQGQSGAALYMINHGFSTGALFLIVGFMIVRRRSARIGDYGGVQKAAPVLAGAFLIAGLSGLSLPGLSTFVSEFLVIVGTFSRYEWAGALAVSGVVLAAIYILWTYQRTMGGPKTPAVEGMKDLTAREKWAVAPILAIIVAMGFFPQPVLNVINPSVEQTLVRVDQHDPAPTDVAENGARP; encoded by the coding sequence ATGAGCGACTTTCCCTGGCTGACCGTCCTCATCGCACTGCCGCTGGTGGGCGCCGCCCTCCTCGCGGTGCTGCCGTCCGAACGGGACGCGCTGGTCAAGCAGTTCTCGCTCGGCGTCTCGATCGTGGTCGGGGTGCTCACCCTGGTCATGGCGGCGGCGTTCGAGCCGGGCGGCGCCCGGTTCCAGTTCGAGGAGAAGTACGACTGGATCCCCGCGTTCGGGGTCCACTGGGCGGTCGGCGTCGACGGCGTCGCCCTCACCCTGATCGTTCTGTCGGTGGTCCTCGTCCCGCTCGTCATGCTGGCGTCCTGGAGCGAGGACGACCGGTCCGGCGGCGTCGACGTCCCCGCCAAGCGGTCCGTCAAGACGTACTTCGCGCTGCTGCTGACGCTCGAAGCGGCCATGATCGGCGTCTTCGCGGCGACCGACGTGTTCCTCTTCTACGTCTTCTTCGAGGCGATGCTGATCCCGGTGTACTTCATCATCGGGTACTTCGGCGGCGCCCAGCGCTCGTACGCGGCGGTCAAGTTCCTGCTGTACTCCCTGTTCGGCGGGCTCATCATGCTCGTCGCGGTGATCTGGCTGTACCCGCTGTCGGCGAAGCCGGAGGCCGAGGGCGGCCTCGGGCAGGGGACGTTCCTGTTCTCCGAGCTGTCGCAGATGAACATCGACCCGACCACCGCCAAGTGGCTGTTCCTCGGGTTCTTCATCGCGTTCGCGATCAAGGCGCCGATGGTGCCGGTGCACACCTGGCTCCCCGACGCCGCGCAGCAGGCCCCGGCGGGCGCGCTCGTCCTCATCGTCGGCGTCCTCGACAAGGTCGGCACGTACGGGATGCTGCGGTTCTGCCTGGAGCTGTTCCCGGGCGCGGCCAAGTGGGCCACCCCGGTCGTGCTCGGGTTCGCCGTCCTCAGCATCATCTACGGCGCGATCCTCGCGATCGGGCAGGTCGACCTGAAGCGCCTCATCGCCTACACGTCGGTGTCGCACTTCGGGTTCATCGTGCTCGGCATCTTCGCGATGACCTCGCAGGGCCAGTCCGGCGCCGCGCTCTACATGATCAACCACGGGTTCTCGACGGGCGCGCTGTTCCTGATCGTCGGATTCATGATCGTCCGGCGGCGGTCGGCGCGGATCGGCGACTACGGCGGCGTGCAGAAGGCCGCGCCCGTCCTCGCAGGCGCGTTCCTCATCGCGGGCCTGTCCGGGCTGTCGCTGCCCGGCCTGTCCACGTTCGTGTCCGAGTTCCTCGTGATCGTCGGCACGTTCAGCCGGTACGAGTGGGCCGGGGCCCTCGCCGTCAGCGGCGTCGTCCTCGCCGCGATCTACATCCTGTGGACGTACCAGCGGACGATGGGCGGCCCGAAGACCCCGGCGGTCGAGGGCATGAAGGACCTCACGGCCCGGGAGAAGTGGGCGGTCGCGCCCATCCTCGCGATCATCGTCGCGATGGGGTTCTTCCCGCAGCCGGTGCTGAACGTCATCAACCCGTCGGTCGAGCAGACGCTGGTGCGGGTCGACCAGCATGACCCGGCACCGACCGACGTCGCCGAGAACGGAGCCCGTCCATGA
- the nuoI gene encoding NADH-quinone oxidoreductase subunit NuoI, protein MGVTDFLNPVKGFGVAFHQMFSKSETVQYPEVKKPTAPRFHGRHQLNRWPDGLEKCVGCELCAWACPADAIFVEGADNTADERYSPGERYGRVYQINYLRCILCGLCIEACPTRALTMTNEYELADDSRESLIYTKEMLLAPLREGMEAPPHEMRLGDTEEEYYRLGLQDETPAAPTVPSEGGGRASADQAVAAEKGKKAKSRKGGERK, encoded by the coding sequence GTGGGAGTCACTGATTTCCTGAATCCGGTCAAGGGGTTCGGGGTCGCGTTCCACCAGATGTTCAGCAAGAGCGAGACCGTTCAGTACCCCGAGGTGAAGAAGCCGACGGCGCCGCGCTTCCACGGCCGCCACCAGCTCAACCGGTGGCCGGACGGGCTGGAGAAGTGCGTCGGGTGCGAGCTGTGCGCCTGGGCGTGCCCCGCCGACGCGATCTTCGTCGAGGGGGCCGACAACACCGCCGACGAGCGTTACTCGCCCGGCGAGCGGTACGGCCGCGTCTACCAGATCAACTATCTGCGCTGCATCCTGTGCGGGCTCTGCATCGAGGCGTGCCCCACCCGGGCGCTGACGATGACGAACGAGTACGAGCTCGCCGACGACAGCCGCGAGAGCCTCATCTACACCAAGGAGATGCTGCTGGCGCCGCTGCGCGAGGGCATGGAGGCGCCGCCGCACGAGATGCGGCTCGGCGACACCGAGGAGGAGTACTACCGGCTCGGCCTGCAGGACGAGACGCCGGCCGCGCCGACCGTCCCGTCCGAGGGCGGCGGCCGGGCGAGCGCCGACCAGGCAGTCGCCGCCGAGAAGGGCAAGAAGGCGAAGTCCCGCAAGGGCGGTGAGCGGAAGTGA
- a CDS encoding NADH-quinone oxidoreductase subunit J, producing MNAHVLAGNVLAAEVADKQAGEPFFFWLLAIVSVSAALGMIFMRRAVHSALLLATVMLSLAAMYALQNAPFLAFVQVIVYTGAVLMLFLFVMMVVGVSSTDSLVETIRGQRFWAAVGAIGFIALLGAGIGSAALDDSKGLAAANAEGNIVGLARLLFSKYVFAFEATSALLITAALGAMVLAHRERIEPKPTQRDLAERRFRTGEHPGPLPGPGTYARHNAVDMPARLPDGTPSELSVNPVIAARTDTVERHADLHGETEADAAGADVAAVRAATHEAEDAGAESRVVKAGSPAAGGPAGGAPAQGNEGEAGK from the coding sequence GTGAACGCCCACGTCCTGGCCGGTAACGTCCTGGCGGCGGAGGTCGCCGACAAGCAGGCCGGTGAGCCGTTCTTCTTCTGGCTGCTGGCCATCGTGTCGGTCTCCGCCGCGCTCGGCATGATCTTCATGCGGCGGGCGGTGCACTCGGCGCTGCTGCTGGCCACCGTGATGCTCTCGCTCGCCGCGATGTACGCGCTGCAGAACGCGCCGTTCCTGGCGTTCGTCCAGGTGATCGTCTACACCGGTGCCGTGCTGATGCTGTTCCTGTTCGTGATGATGGTCGTCGGGGTCAGCTCGACCGACTCGCTCGTCGAGACGATCCGGGGACAGCGGTTCTGGGCGGCGGTCGGCGCGATCGGGTTCATCGCGCTGCTCGGCGCCGGGATCGGCAGCGCCGCGCTGGACGACTCCAAGGGCCTCGCCGCCGCGAACGCCGAGGGCAACATCGTCGGGCTGGCCCGGCTGCTGTTCTCCAAGTACGTGTTCGCGTTCGAGGCGACCAGCGCGCTGCTGATCACCGCGGCGCTCGGCGCGATGGTGCTGGCGCACCGCGAGCGCATCGAGCCGAAGCCGACGCAGCGGGACCTGGCCGAGCGCCGGTTCCGGACGGGCGAGCACCCGGGGCCGCTGCCCGGCCCCGGCACCTACGCCCGGCACAACGCCGTCGACATGCCGGCGCGGCTGCCCGACGGCACCCCGTCGGAGCTGTCGGTCAACCCGGTCATCGCCGCCCGCACCGACACCGTGGAACGGCACGCCGACCTGCACGGCGAGACCGAGGCCGACGCGGCCGGGGCGGACGTCGCCGCGGTGCGGGCCGCCACCCATGAGGCGGAGGACGCCGGCGCCGAGTCGCGCGTCGTCAAGGCGGGCTCACCGGCCGCGGGCGGTCCCGCGGGCGGCGCGCCCGCGCAGGGCAACGAAGGCGAGGCCGGTAAATGA
- the nuoK gene encoding NADH-quinone oxidoreductase subunit NuoK: MSPEHYLALSAILFTIGAVGVLVRRNAIVVFMCVELMLNATNLAFVSFSRMHGNLDGQIIAFFVMVVAAAEVVVGLAIIMTIFRTRRSSSVDDVNLLKY; the protein is encoded by the coding sequence ATGAGCCCGGAGCACTACCTGGCGCTCTCGGCGATCCTGTTCACCATCGGAGCGGTCGGCGTCCTCGTCCGGCGCAACGCGATCGTGGTGTTCATGTGCGTCGAGCTGATGCTGAACGCGACGAACCTCGCGTTCGTGTCGTTCTCCCGCATGCACGGCAACCTGGACGGCCAGATCATCGCCTTCTTCGTGATGGTGGTGGCCGCCGCGGAAGTCGTGGTGGGTCTGGCGATCATCATGACCATCTTCCGGACCCGCAGGTCCTCGTCGGTCGACGACGTGAACCTGCTGAAGTACTGA
- the nuoL gene encoding NADH-quinone oxidoreductase subunit L, with the protein MQAEGIQAAAWLLIALPLAGAAILLLGGRRTDRWGHLLGVAMSVGSFVVGAAMFAQMLGYDAEERRRTLHLWDFIDVGTFKVGMDLLVDPLSISFVLLITGVGSLIHVYSIGYMEHDPDRRRFFAYLNLFVASMLLLVLGGNFVVLFIGWEGVGLASYLLIGFWQHKPTAATAAKKAFVVNRVGDMGLIIAIALLFSAVGSIDFTEVLGEGAEHVGLASQLGTGTATAIALLLLLGACGKSAQLPLQSWLLDAMEGPTPVSALIHAATMVTAGVYLIVRSGPIFELSTTAQLVVTIVGAATLLAGAIIGCGKDDIKKALAGSTMSQIGYMTLAAGLGKAGYVIAIAHLIAHGFFKAGLFLGAGSVMHGTKDDVNMRHYGALRGVMMVTYVTFGLGYLAIIGFPGLSGWFTKDVIIETALHKGGTSGYILGGCAMLGAAITAYYMSRVMFMTFFGEKRWADDVHPHESPKVMTVPLILLSLGSLFAGGFLVLGGFGTFLEPVVGHPEEEHHFQALTGPGIATFVLVLIGAAIAWRQYGARKVPREQPKGSFVTVAARKDLYGDAINESLLMRPGQWLTRLAVWFDGRGVDGAVNGIAAGIGGGSGRLRRIQTGFARSYALSMFCGAAVVVAALLVVNVS; encoded by the coding sequence ATGCAAGCCGAAGGCATCCAGGCCGCGGCCTGGCTCCTGATCGCGCTGCCGCTCGCGGGCGCCGCGATCCTCCTCCTCGGGGGGAGGCGCACCGACCGCTGGGGGCACCTGCTCGGCGTCGCCATGTCGGTCGGATCGTTCGTCGTCGGCGCGGCGATGTTCGCGCAGATGCTCGGATACGACGCCGAAGAGCGGCGCCGCACCCTGCACCTGTGGGACTTCATCGACGTCGGCACGTTCAAGGTAGGCATGGACCTGCTGGTGGACCCGCTGTCCATCAGCTTCGTCCTGCTGATCACCGGGGTGGGCTCGCTCATCCACGTCTACTCCATCGGCTACATGGAGCACGACCCCGACCGGCGCAGGTTCTTCGCGTACCTGAACCTGTTCGTCGCGTCGATGCTGCTGCTCGTCCTGGGCGGCAACTTCGTCGTGCTGTTCATCGGCTGGGAGGGCGTGGGCCTCGCCTCGTACCTGCTCATCGGGTTCTGGCAGCACAAGCCGACCGCCGCGACCGCCGCGAAGAAGGCGTTCGTCGTCAACCGCGTCGGCGACATGGGGCTGATCATCGCGATCGCGCTGCTGTTCAGCGCGGTCGGCTCGATCGACTTCACCGAGGTGCTCGGTGAGGGCGCCGAGCACGTCGGCCTCGCCTCGCAGCTCGGCACCGGGACGGCCACCGCCATCGCGCTGCTGCTCCTGCTCGGCGCGTGCGGCAAGTCGGCGCAGCTCCCGCTGCAGTCCTGGCTGCTGGACGCCATGGAGGGCCCGACGCCCGTGTCGGCGCTCATCCACGCGGCGACGATGGTCACCGCGGGCGTCTACCTGATCGTCCGGTCCGGCCCGATCTTCGAGCTGTCGACGACCGCGCAGCTCGTCGTGACGATCGTCGGCGCGGCCACGCTGCTCGCCGGTGCGATCATCGGGTGCGGCAAGGACGACATCAAGAAGGCCCTCGCCGGGTCGACGATGTCGCAGATCGGCTACATGACGCTCGCCGCCGGGCTCGGCAAGGCCGGGTACGTCATCGCCATCGCGCACCTCATCGCGCACGGCTTCTTCAAGGCGGGCCTGTTCCTCGGCGCCGGGTCGGTCATGCACGGCACCAAGGACGACGTGAACATGCGCCACTACGGCGCCCTCCGCGGCGTCATGATGGTCACCTACGTGACGTTCGGGCTCGGCTACCTCGCGATCATCGGGTTCCCGGGCCTGTCCGGCTGGTTCACCAAGGACGTCATCATCGAGACCGCCCTGCACAAGGGCGGCACGTCCGGGTACATCCTCGGCGGGTGCGCGATGCTCGGCGCCGCGATCACCGCCTACTACATGTCCCGCGTCATGTTCATGACGTTCTTCGGCGAGAAGCGCTGGGCGGACGACGTCCACCCGCACGAGTCGCCGAAGGTGATGACCGTCCCGCTGATCCTGCTGTCCCTGGGCTCCCTGTTCGCGGGCGGGTTCCTGGTCCTCGGCGGCTTCGGGACCTTCCTGGAGCCGGTCGTCGGGCACCCCGAGGAGGAGCACCACTTCCAGGCGCTCACCGGGCCCGGCATCGCCACGTTCGTGCTGGTGCTGATCGGCGCGGCCATCGCCTGGCGGCAGTACGGCGCCCGCAAGGTGCCGCGCGAGCAGCCCAAGGGCTCGTTCGTCACCGTCGCGGCCCGCAAGGACCTGTACGGCGACGCCATCAACGAGTCGCTGCTGATGCGGCCCGGGCAGTGGCTGACCCGCCTCGCGGTCTGGTTCGACGGGCGCGGCGTCGACGGCGCCGTCAACGGCATCGCCGCCGGCATCGGCGGCGGCTCCGGCCGGCTCCGGCGCATCCAGACGGGCTTCGCCCGGTCCTACGCACTCTCGATGTTCTGCGGCGCCGCCGTCGTGGTGGCCGCCCTCCTGGTGGTGAACGTGTCATGA